A segment of the Acidobacteriota bacterium genome:
CCGCGGAACGTCGGGCCGTCGCCGGTGTAGACCATGTGGAGCGCCGTCGTGCCCGCCACGATCACGACCACCGAGAAGATGCCCCAGATGACCCCGAGGTTCTTCACGGTCGTCCAGAACGCCTTCTTGACGTCCTTGCCGGTCTGGCCGGCGTTTGCGGCGAGGTACCCGTAGGCCAGGAACACCGACGGGGGCAGGGCCTGCCCGGCGATGCCCATGAGCTGCGTCAGGCCGCCTCTCGTGGCGGTGCTCCCCACGACGGGCAGATCGTCCGGAATGGAGGGGACGAGCCCTTTCGCGAGGGCCGGCCAGGTGCTCCAGTCGAGCAGCCCCTTGATGGCGACGACGATGAAGCTCGCGAGGATCACGAGCAGGAGGGCCGTCATCACCTTCTCGACCCGCTTGTAGCCGCCGAAGATGGCGGCGGCCACCGTGATCGCCACGAGGACCACGGTGACGAGGAGCAGGCCCGTGCCGTCGGTCGCCGCCGACGGGTCGAGCCCCAGCGCGCCGTACGCCCCTTCCACCATGGCCGACGACTGGCTCATGTTGACGATGACGTTGACGAGCACGGTCGGGACGAAGATGCCCCACGCCAGCCACGCGCCGATGTCGGTGCGGATCATGTCGAACATGCCGCGGCCACCCGAGAACATCGCAACGCGCGACGCCGAGTCGAGGGTGATGACCACCATGGGCACGACGTACAGCGCGACCCAGAGCAGGTCGAAGCCGAACCAGGCGCCGGCCATCAGGCGCGTGGCGACCGCGCCGGCACCGATCATGCCCGCGGCGACGAGGGCCGCCGGACCCACGAGCCGCGTGAAGAAGCCGACGCCCGGAATCCGGGCGAGGTGGGCAGCGAGTCCGGGACGTACGGTGCCAGCGGCCATCGGGTGTCCTCAGCGCCCCATCCAGCCGCCGTCGACGACGAGCACGTGGCCGTGCACGTAGTCGGACGCGGACGAAGCCAGGTAGATCACCGCGCCCGCCAGGTCGGCGGGCTCGCCCCACCGGCCGGCCGGGATGCGGTCGGTAATCTGGCGGCGGCGATCCGCGTGGTCGCGCAGCGCCGCCGTGTTGTCGGTCTCCATGTAGCCGGGGGCGATGGCGTTCACGGCGATGCGGTGCGGGGCCCACTCGTTGGCCAGTGCCTTGGTGAGCTGCACGAGGCCGCCCTTGCTCGCGGCGTAGCCCGGCACGGTGATGCCGCCCTGGAAGGCGAGCAGCGAGGCGACGTTGATGATCTTGCCGCCCGCGCCGCGCGCGATCATGTGACGGCCGGCCGCGCGGCACAGACGGAACACGCTCGACAGGTTGACGTCGAGCACGGCGTCCCAGTCGTCATCGGGGTGCTCCGCCGCGGGGGCCCGCCGAATCGTGCCGGCGTTGTTGACGAGGATGTCGAGCCGCCCCATGGCGGCGATCGTGCCGTAGACGAGGCGCTCGGCGGCGTCCGGCTGCGCGAGGTCGGCCGTCAAGAGCGCCGTGCGGCGCCTGCACCGCTGCCCGATGGCGTCGGCCGTCGCCTGCGCGGGACGTTCGCTCGCGTGCAGCGCGACTTCGGCGCCCGCCTCGGCCAGCGCCAGCGCCATCGCCTGCCCCAGGCCGCGCGAAGCGCCCGTCACGAGCGCCACCTTGCCGTCGATGCGAAAGAGGTCGGTCGCCACGGCCCCTCCTCGCCGCCCTACTTCGCGTCCGCCGGAAGGAACTCCTCGCGAATCGGCGAGAAGACGTCGACGAGCACGACCTCCTCGTCGAGCATCGTGGCGCCGTGCTCGACCCCGGACGGGAAGCGCAGCACGTCACCCGCCTTGACGACGATGGTGTCGCCGCCGACGAAGAAGCGCACGCGCCCCCGCTCCACGATCGTGACCTGCTCGTGCACGTGCGAGTGCACCGGCGTGACGACGTGCGGGTCGAACCGGAGGCGGCACACCATCAGGCGCTCGCCCCAGATCATCTGTCGATCGATGCCCTCGGCGATCCGTTCGACGGGAATCGTCGCCCAGTCGCGGTGTTCGAAGGCCAGCACGGAAGTGGATGCGTTCATGAGGTCTCCTGGATGAGATGACGGATCAGGCGACGACGGGCGCGGCGAGGGCGGGACCGGCGACGAGCGCGGCCGCGCCCTGCAGGCGCGGGTAGGCGCTCGCAGGGACCGGCCGGATGTCGGTGGCCGCGGCATCCGGGGTGAGCGCGCGCTCGGCGAGCGCCGCCCGCACGGTGGGCTCGAGCAGATCCCACGCCAGCGTGATCTCCCCGCCGATGTAAACACGAGCCGGATCGAGCGCGTTGACGACCGACGCCAGACCGAGCCCGAGATAGCGGGCCGTGGACTCGAGCGCCACGATGGCCTTCGCGTCGTCGGTCCGCGCGCGCGCGATCAGGTCCTCCACCGACAGCGACGAGCGCGCGTCGCCGTCGGCACCCGCGACGTCGGCGGGCCGGCCGAAGTACCGCGCGAGCGTGGCGCGGTTGGACACGTACGCCTCCCAGCAGCCGGACGACCCGCACGAGCACGGTGGGCCGTCGAGCGACAACGGCACGTGGCCGAATTCGCCGGCGATGTTGTGGCGGCCGCGCAGGATCTCGCCGTGAATGACCACCCCGACGCCGAGGCCATCGGACACGCTGATGAAGACGATGTCATCGCCCGAGCCGGCGAGCTCGTCGCGCGCGCCCCACATCTGCGCCAGCGCACACGCGCGCCCCGAGTTCTCGACCTGGACCGGCAGCCCGGTCGCCGCCGCGAGCGGCTCGCACAGCCGCACGTTGCGCCACCCGAGCGTGGGCGCGTGCAGCACGCGCATCGTGCCCTGCTCGACCATGCCCGGCACGACGACGCCAATGCCCTCGCACGCGTCGACATCGGCGTGGTCCTCGATCAACTGCGTCACGCGCTGGGCCAGCGCCGCCACGAGCCCCTGCGGATCGCGGACGGTCGGACAGGTGACGACCCCGCCGAGCGGCTTGCCCGTCAGGTCGGCGAGCATCAGGAACGTCTGGCTGGCCCGGATGTCGACGGCGACGACGGCGCGCCGGCGCGAGTCGATGTAGAGGAAGGTCGGCTTCCGGCCGCGTACCGTCTCGCCCGTGGCGCCTTCGAAGACGAGCCCCCGCTCGAGCAGGTCGTTGACGATGAGCGAGACCGCCCCCCGACGGACGCCCATCACGCGGGCGAGGTCGGCACGGGAGATGGGCTGCCGCGCGCGCACGAGGTCGAGCACGATGCCCCGGTTGATCGCGCGGGAGGTGCCCCGCGTGGCGATGCGCAGGGCAGACGTCGTCGAGGAGCGCAGCATTCGTCTCATCGTGGAACCAACTCAGCCGTCTCACACCCGCCCGGGCCCGCGAAGCGGTTCGGACGTCCGGCTCACCTCCGACCGCCCCGCGCGAGCCCTCGCTGACGGCGGGTGCCAGCAAGGGAGGCAGGACCCCTGTCCGCTCGGCGGACAGGTTTTGTCCTAACAAGAGACAAATTAGCGAGGCACCGCTCGGATGTCAAGTGGAACCGACGAATCTCCCCTCTCGGCCCGCTCCGCCAGGCGCGCTATCATCAGCCGGACCGGGCGGCCGGACGGCGCCGCCGTCAGGTCTCGACGCGCCGCCAGTGGCGCCGACACCCGACCGGGAATCGCCATGCTCCGTCTTCTTCGGTGCTTCGTCTCCTTCTCGATCGGCGTGCTGGGGCTGGCGGTGGCCTTCCCGAGCCCGAACGCCGCGGCCGCCGAACCCACCGACTTCACGCTTCGCTCGCCCGACGGGCGGATCGCCGTGCAGGTCTCCACCGCCGGCGACGCGGTCCGCTACGGCGTCACCGTCGGCGAGCGTGCCGTGCTGCACGAGGCCACGATGTCGATGACCATCGACGGCCGGACGCTCGGCCGGTCGCCGGTCGTCGCCGCGACGTCGACGCGGACCCACGATGGCACCGTCGCGCCACCGGTGCGGCAGAAGGCCGCGTCGCTGCGCGACCGGTTCAACGAGCTCCGTCTCGATCTCGAGGGACAGTACGCCCTGGTGTTCCGCGCGTACGACGAGGGCGTCGCGTACCGCTTCGAGACCGCGTGGCCGCAGGCGGCGGTCACGGTGAACGCCGAGGACGCCGTCTTCGCCTTCGTCGACGACTTCGTCGTGTTCTATGCCGAGGAAGAGAGCTTTTTCTCGCACAACGAGCGCCACTACCTCCCGCGTGCGCTCGCGGACCTCGCGCCGCACGACCTGGGCTCGCTCCCTGCGGTCGTGGATGCGGGCGCCGTCAAGGTCGCCATCGCGGAGTCGGACATCGAGAGCTATCCCGGGCTCTGGCTGCGCGGCACCGGCGGCCGCGCGCTGGCGGCGACGTTTCCGCCCTATCCGCTGAAGGAGCAGCTCGATCGCGACCGGCACCTGCGCGTGGTGGAGGCTGCCGACTACATCGCCGTCACCACGGGCACGCGCACCTATCCGTGGCGGGTGCTCGGCATCGCGTCGAGCGACGGGGCGCTGCTGACCAATTCGCTGGTCTACCTGCTCGCGAAACCGTCACAGGTCGACGATCCGTCCTGGATCCGGCCCGGGAAGGTCGCGTGGGACTGGTGGAACGCCAACAACCTCTTCGGCGTCGACTTCCGGGCGGGGGTCAACACCGCGACGTACACGCACTTCATCGACTTCGCCGCCGAGCACGGGCTCGAGTACGTCATCCTCGACGAGGGCTGGTACCCGCTCGGCGACCTGCTCGGCACGGTGCCCGACATGGACGTCGACGCCATCGTCGCGCACGCGCGCGAGCGCGGCGTGGGCATCATCCTCTGGGTGATCTGGAAGACCCTCGACGACCAGCTCGACGCCGCGCTCGAGAGGTTCGAGCGCTGGGGCGTCGCGGGCCTCAAGGTCGACTTCATGCAGCGCGACGACCAGCCGGTCGTCGACTTCTACCACCGCATCAGCCGCGAGGCCGCGAAGCGGAAGATGCTGGTGAACTTCCACGGATCGCTCCGCCCCGCCCTGATGACGCGCACGTGGCCCAACCTGCTGACGACGGAGGGCGTGCGCGGTCTCGAGTGGTCGAAGTGGAGCACGCACGCGCACCCCGAGCACAACGTCACCCTGCCGTTCACGCGCATGTTCCTGGGCCCGATGGACTACACGCCGGGCGCGATGGTCAACGCCTCGCGGAAGGACTTCGTGCACCTGTTCGACCGGCCCATGAGCCAGGGCACGCGCGCGCACCAGCTCGCGATGTACGTGGTCTTCGAGAGCCCGATGCAGATGCTCGCCGATTCGCCGTCGAACTACGCGCGTGAACCCGAGTCGATGGCCTTCCTCGGTCCCGTGCCGGCGGCGTGGGACGAGACGCGCGTGCTCGACGCCCGCCTGGCCGACTACGTCGTCGTCGCGCGGCGGTCGGGCGACCAGTGGTACGTCGGCGCGATGACCGACTGGACGCCGCGCGAGATCGAGATCGATCTCGGGTTCCTGCCGCCGGGCCCCTTTACGCTCGACACCTGGGAGGACGGCCCGAACGCCGATCGCCGCGGCGAGGATCTGCGGCGAACCACGCGGAAGGTGGATCGATCGACGAGCGTGCGGATGTCGCTCGCGCCGGGCGGGGGGTTCGCGGCGCGCCTGCGGCCGGCCCGGTGAGCGGCCCGCCGCGGTCGAGCCGAGGCCCGGTCGTTCCCGACCCGGACGGCCGCGCGGCCGTCCGGGTCAGGCCGAGCGGGCCTCGGCGCAGGGCTCGGCCTCGGCGGATTCGCCGGCCGCGGCGCTGGCATCGGGGCCGGTGTCGGGTCGGACTGCTGGCTTGACCGCGGGCACGACGAGATCGTGAAGCATGAGCTGGTCGGCGGGTCGCGGCTCGAGCGGGCGCGAGAACAGGAAGCCCTGGCCGAACCGGCAGTCCATCGACTGCGCGTGGTCGAGCTGTGCCGCGGTCTCGATGCCTTCGGCCACGACGTCGACGCCGAGCACCGCGGCAAGTGACACGATCGTGCGCAGGATGCCCTGGCCGTTGATCTGGTTGACGCTCGACAGGAACGACCGGTCGATCTTCAGCCGGTCGACCGGGAAGTGCTGGAGGTAGCTGAGCGAGGAGTACCCGGTGCCGAAGTCGTCGATGCTCAGTCGGAAGCCGCGCGCCTTGAGAGCGTTCACCATCGCTCGGGCATCGTCCGGATTGGCCATCATGCTGCTTTCGGTGATCTCGAACTCGATGCGGCCCGGGTCGATGTGGTACTGACCGAGGATCTCGGACAGTCGATCGACGAGATCCGGCTGCGCGAGCTGTCGAGTGGAGAGGTTGATGGCGACGTTGAGCTGCGCCGCCTCGTGCGCTCCCGCCGACCACTCGTTGAGCTGGCGGCACACCTCCTGGACCACCCAGAATCCGAGCGGAAAGATGAGGCCGGTCTCCTCGGCGACCGGAATGAAGTCGGCCGGCTGGACGAGGCCGCGTTGCGGGTGCTGCCAGCGGACGAGCGCCTCGAGGCCGGCCACGGTCCCGCTCGTGAGCGACACGATGGGCTGGTAGTGGAGCACGAATTCGTTACGGTCGACGGCGTACCGCAAGTCGGTCTCGAGCTGCATGCGGGCCACGACCTGCGCGTGCATGGCCGCGTCGAACGTCTCGTGGCGCGCGCGCCCCGACGACTTCGCGCGATACAGCGCCGTATCGGCATCGCGCAGCATCTCCTCGGGCGAGGCGTAGGCCGGGTCGCTCAGCACGATGCCGATCGAGGCGTTCACGAACACCTCCTGGCCGTTGATGGCGAACGGCACGGCGAGCATGTGCAGGATGCGGTCGGCGACCTGGACGGCGTCCCCGGCCTGCCGGACGCGGCCCAGGATGATCGCGAACTCGTCGCCGCCGAAGCGCGCGACCGTGTCGCTGGCCTTCGCCCGGCGGTCCTCGTCGGCGCCGATCACGCGCGTGACCGTGTCGCTCGACCGCAGGCTCTGCTCGAGCCGGCCGGCCACCTGCACGAGCAGCTCGTCGCCGGCCTGATGGCCCAGGCTGTCGTTGACGTTCTTGAACCGGTCGAGGTCGAGGAAGAGCAGCGCGAACATCTGGTCGGGCGCACGTTTCAGCTGCTCCAGCAGCCGGCCGAGGCGGTCGATGAACAGCACGCGGTTCGGGAGCCCCGTCAACGCGTCGGCCACCTTGCCCTCCGTGATGTCGGTCAGCGACCCGGCCAGCCGGACGGGGCGGCCTTCGGCGTCGCGTACGGCGAGCCCTCGCGCGAGCACCCAGCGGTAGCTCCCGCCCTCGCGCCGCAGGCGGTGCTCGCTCTCGAACTGTGCCGAGTCGCCCCGCAGGTGTTCGTCGAATTCGGCACGGACGCGCTCGAGGTCGTCGACGTGCACGCGGTCGAACCACGTGTCGATCGTCAGGACGTCTCCCTCAGACGGGTCGTCGACGATGGCCTTCCACCGCGGTGAGACGTAGAACTCGCCCGTCTCGATCTTCCAGTCCCACAGGCCGTCGTTGGCGCCCTGCACGGCCAGCGCGTACCGCTCCTCGCTCTCGCGGCGGGCCTGGTCCGACTGCCGCCTGGCGACCTGCGTGCGGATCCGCGCCAGCGCCACCGGCAGGTCGACGGGCTTGGTGATGTAGTCGTTCGCGCCGAGCTCGAGGGCCTCGACGACGTCCTCGCTCTGGGTCTTCGCGGTGACCATGATGACCGGCAATCGATCGGCCGTGAAGGTACGGCGAAGCACGCGCAGGACGTCCGGCCCGGTCATCCCGGGCATCATGCTGTCGAGCAGCACGACGTCGCAGGGCTCGCGCTCGAGGAGACTGAGGGCCTCGGGTCCACTCGCGGCCGTGAGCACCAGGTACTTGTGCCGCTCGAGACGGCGCTTGAGCAGGTCGCGGTTCATCTCTTCGTCGTCGACGACGAGCAGCGTGATGCGAGGAGTCGTCATGGGTGCACCCTGGCGCCGATTCGCTCGAGGAGTCGGGCGAAGTCGACGGGCTTGGTCTGGAAATCGTCGCAACCGGCGTCGAACGCGCGATCGCGCTCCTCCTCGAGCGCGTGCGCCGTGAGCGCAATCACCGGGATGTGCCGGGTGGACGCCGACGCCTTGACGCGACGCGTCGCCTCCCAGCCGTCGAGGTCGGGCAGGCTGAGGTCCATCAGAATCAGGTCTGGCAGCGTCTCGTGCGCGCGCCGCACGCCGTCGAGGCCCGTCTCGGCGATCACGACGTCGAAGCCGACACGACGCAGGCGCCTCGCCAGCATGTCGCGGTTCATCTCGTTGTCTTCCACGATGAGGATCGTCATCGAACTCGCGCCTCAGGCCGTTCGTCTCACCGCGTGCTCGACCGCCGTGCCGCTCGCGTCGACCGTCGCCCCGATGGGCCCGGCCAGATCGGTCACCACCGCACCGCCACCGAGGCCCGCCGGCTCGGGCGCCGCGTGGGCCTGGGCCGCGGGCATCGCGAAGGTGAAGACGCTGCCCTCGCCCGGCGTGCTCTCGACCGTGATGTCGCCGCCCATCATGCGCGCGAGTTGACGGCTGATGGCGAGGCCGAGACCCGTGCCGCCGTAGCGCCGCGTCGTCGACGCATCGGCCTGGGTGAACTCCCTGAAGAGGCGGGACCGCTGCTCCTCGGTCAGCCCGATCCCGGTGTCGGACACCTGGAAGGCGACCCACTCGACGCCCTTGCGGAGCTCCCGGTGGACGCGCAGGCCAATTTGTCCCTGCTCGGTGAACTTCGCGGCGTTGCTGAGCAGGTTGAGGAGGATCTGTCGGACACGGGTGATGTCGGCCGTCATCTCGCCCAGACCGGCGGCGCGCGGCGTGTCGAGCACGTTCTGGTTCCGCTGGGCCAGGGCCGCTGCGGTCGACACCAGCTCGGCGACCATCTCGTCGATGGAGAACGCCTCGAGACAGAGCGTCATGCGGCCCGCTTCGATCTTCGACAGGTCGAGGATGTCGGTGATCAGCGCGAGCAGGTGCCTCCCCGCGCGCTGGATCTTCTGGAGGTCGGCCGTGCGCTCGTCGTGCCCCTCCGCCTCCGCGTCCTCCTGCAACATCTCGCTGTAGCCGATGATGGCGTTGAGCGGCGTCCGCAGCTCGTGGCTCATGTTGGCGAGAAACGCGCTCTTGGCCCGGCTGGCCGACTCGGCCGCCTCCTTCGCGACGAGCAGCTGTGCCTCGGTCCGTTGTCGCTCGGCGATTTCGAACCGCAGGTCCTCGGTCCGCTCCTCGACGCGGGCTTCGAGCTGGTCGTGCGCCTGCTGCAGCGCCTCGTCGCGCGACTGGATCTGGTCCAGCATGTCGTTGAACCGCGCGTAGAGCGTGCCAATCTCGTCATTGGACTCCGGCTGGACGCGGATGCCGTAGTCGCCCAGACCCGACACCCGCCGGGCCTCGTGCGCGAGCCGCAGGATGGGCCTCGAGATCGACTGCTGCACGACGATCGACAGCACGAAGGCCACAACGACAGAGGCCGCGAGCACGATCCCGACGAGCAGCGCGTAGGTCGTCCACTTCGCATAGAGCGCCCTCCGATCGGCGACGACGGTGATCGTGCCCAGCCGCTCGTCGTCGAGCTGGATCGGCCGGCTCACCACGAGCAACCCGCTCCGATCAACGAGGGCGTGCGCCGGATCGACTGCGGGAGAGAACGTCGCGCGGCGGGACCACGTCGCCAGCACATCCCCCGAGGCCGCGTAGATCGCGCCCGCCACGATTCGCGCATCGACGTCGAGCGCCGAGAGCGTCTCGGCCGCGGCCTTTCGATCCTCGAACACCAGCGCCGCGCTGCTGTTGGCGCCGATCATGTCGGCGGCGCCGGCCAGCTCCGCCTCCAGTTCGTGCTCCGCGCTCACGAACTGATAGCCGATCATCAGGCCGCTGCTCAGCACGAGCACGCCGACGCTGACCGACATCATCAGCCGCGTCAGGCGCCAGCGGAGGGAGGTCCTGCGCGTCCTCACGGCGTTTTCCGCTGCTGTCCGCCGCGGACGGCGGTGGCGAGCGACAGCAGGCGCGAACTGATCGTGAGACCGCCCGCGTCGGCCGCCTCCAGGTTGACCTGGAAGCCGAGACGCGTGTCGGCCGCCACGAGGTTGATCACCGCGTCGGCGCGCTCGGCGTTCGACACCTCGCTGACGGTCAGCACCGGCTTCCCCGAGACGGCCCGGAGAATCGCCGGCAACTGGGAGCTGGCATCGGCCGTGATGAACACGACGTGGCAGCCCTGCGCCTGGCGCGCGTCCTGGAACACCTGGACGGCGATGCGCCGGCCCTTCACTTCCTTGTCCCTGAGACCGGCCGCGAACTCCTCCGGCAGTCCGTGGGACAGCACGCCGACGACGAACGCGTCACCGCCCATCGCCTGCGCCTGTTCGGGCCAGTCGACGAACTTCATGAAATTGAACACGAACGCCGCCTTTACCGAGTACTCCTTGCCGGGCTGCGCCGTGGCGACCGGCGACAGCACTCCCGCCGCGACGACCAGCACCCCGACGCTCAGCAGGAGACGACGCATGTCAACGG
Coding sequences within it:
- a CDS encoding divalent metal cation transporter; amino-acid sequence: MAAGTVRPGLAAHLARIPGVGFFTRLVGPAALVAAGMIGAGAVATRLMAGAWFGFDLLWVALYVVPMVVITLDSASRVAMFSGGRGMFDMIRTDIGAWLAWGIFVPTVLVNVIVNMSQSSAMVEGAYGALGLDPSAATDGTGLLLVTVVLVAITVAAAIFGGYKRVEKVMTALLLVILASFIVVAIKGLLDWSTWPALAKGLVPSIPDDLPVVGSTATRGGLTQLMGIAGQALPPSVFLAYGYLAANAGQTGKDVKKAFWTTVKNLGVIWGIFSVVVIVAGTTALHMVYTGDGPTFRGVSHFSQIETIPQAGQVLQPAFPGVLGFLAPRFFSLGLLAAGFTTLISVSLTMTYFCLDMVRKNWHFTPDNRAFRYVFGTWIVIPGLLAPFWQLPALLKAILAMVGNLILAPVAVLVIMYFVNQRFMGEYQANTGRNLVLGITVLFSFVLVAYGVAGMLR
- the kduD gene encoding 2-dehydro-3-deoxy-D-gluconate 5-dehydrogenase KduD — its product is MATDLFRIDGKVALVTGASRGLGQAMALALAEAGAEVALHASERPAQATADAIGQRCRRRTALLTADLAQPDAAERLVYGTIAAMGRLDILVNNAGTIRRAPAAEHPDDDWDAVLDVNLSSVFRLCRAAGRHMIARGAGGKIINVASLLAFQGGITVPGYAASKGGLVQLTKALANEWAPHRIAVNAIAPGYMETDNTAALRDHADRRRQITDRIPAGRWGEPADLAGAVIYLASSASDYVHGHVLVVDGGWMGR
- a CDS encoding cupin domain-containing protein, giving the protein MNASTSVLAFEHRDWATIPVERIAEGIDRQMIWGERLMVCRLRFDPHVVTPVHSHVHEQVTIVERGRVRFFVGGDTIVVKAGDVLRFPSGVEHGATMLDEEVVLVDVFSPIREEFLPADAK
- a CDS encoding ROK family transcriptional regulator, producing MLRSSTTSALRIATRGTSRAINRGIVLDLVRARQPISRADLARVMGVRRGAVSLIVNDLLERGLVFEGATGETVRGRKPTFLYIDSRRRAVVAVDIRASQTFLMLADLTGKPLGGVVTCPTVRDPQGLVAALAQRVTQLIEDHADVDACEGIGVVVPGMVEQGTMRVLHAPTLGWRNVRLCEPLAAATGLPVQVENSGRACALAQMWGARDELAGSGDDIVFISVSDGLGVGVVIHGEILRGRHNIAGEFGHVPLSLDGPPCSCGSSGCWEAYVSNRATLARYFGRPADVAGADGDARSSLSVEDLIARARTDDAKAIVALESTARYLGLGLASVVNALDPARVYIGGEITLAWDLLEPTVRAALAERALTPDAAATDIRPVPASAYPRLQGAAALVAGPALAAPVVA
- a CDS encoding glycoside hydrolase family 97 catalytic domain-containing protein, whose product is MLRLLRCFVSFSIGVLGLAVAFPSPNAAAAEPTDFTLRSPDGRIAVQVSTAGDAVRYGVTVGERAVLHEATMSMTIDGRTLGRSPVVAATSTRTHDGTVAPPVRQKAASLRDRFNELRLDLEGQYALVFRAYDEGVAYRFETAWPQAAVTVNAEDAVFAFVDDFVVFYAEEESFFSHNERHYLPRALADLAPHDLGSLPAVVDAGAVKVAIAESDIESYPGLWLRGTGGRALAATFPPYPLKEQLDRDRHLRVVEAADYIAVTTGTRTYPWRVLGIASSDGALLTNSLVYLLAKPSQVDDPSWIRPGKVAWDWWNANNLFGVDFRAGVNTATYTHFIDFAAEHGLEYVILDEGWYPLGDLLGTVPDMDVDAIVAHARERGVGIILWVIWKTLDDQLDAALERFERWGVAGLKVDFMQRDDQPVVDFYHRISREAAKRKMLVNFHGSLRPALMTRTWPNLLTTEGVRGLEWSKWSTHAHPEHNVTLPFTRMFLGPMDYTPGAMVNASRKDFVHLFDRPMSQGTRAHQLAMYVVFESPMQMLADSPSNYAREPESMAFLGPVPAAWDETRVLDARLADYVVVARRSGDQWYVGAMTDWTPREIEIDLGFLPPGPFTLDTWEDGPNADRRGEDLRRTTRKVDRSTSVRMSLAPGGGFAARLRPAR
- a CDS encoding EAL domain-containing protein; protein product: MTTPRITLLVVDDEEMNRDLLKRRLERHKYLVLTAASGPEALSLLEREPCDVVLLDSMMPGMTGPDVLRVLRRTFTADRLPVIMVTAKTQSEDVVEALELGANDYITKPVDLPVALARIRTQVARRQSDQARRESEERYALAVQGANDGLWDWKIETGEFYVSPRWKAIVDDPSEGDVLTIDTWFDRVHVDDLERVRAEFDEHLRGDSAQFESEHRLRREGGSYRWVLARGLAVRDAEGRPVRLAGSLTDITEGKVADALTGLPNRVLFIDRLGRLLEQLKRAPDQMFALLFLDLDRFKNVNDSLGHQAGDELLVQVAGRLEQSLRSSDTVTRVIGADEDRRAKASDTVARFGGDEFAIILGRVRQAGDAVQVADRILHMLAVPFAINGQEVFVNASIGIVLSDPAYASPEEMLRDADTALYRAKSSGRARHETFDAAMHAQVVARMQLETDLRYAVDRNEFVLHYQPIVSLTSGTVAGLEALVRWQHPQRGLVQPADFIPVAEETGLIFPLGFWVVQEVCRQLNEWSAGAHEAAQLNVAINLSTRQLAQPDLVDRLSEILGQYHIDPGRIEFEITESSMMANPDDARAMVNALKARGFRLSIDDFGTGYSSLSYLQHFPVDRLKIDRSFLSSVNQINGQGILRTIVSLAAVLGVDVVAEGIETAAQLDHAQSMDCRFGQGFLFSRPLEPRPADQLMLHDLVVPAVKPAVRPDTGPDASAAAGESAEAEPCAEARSA
- a CDS encoding response regulator codes for the protein MTILIVEDNEMNRDMLARRLRRVGFDVVIAETGLDGVRRAHETLPDLILMDLSLPDLDGWEATRRVKASASTRHIPVIALTAHALEEERDRAFDAGCDDFQTKPVDFARLLERIGARVHP
- a CDS encoding HAMP domain-containing protein; the protein is MRTRRTSLRWRLTRLMMSVSVGVLVLSSGLMIGYQFVSAEHELEAELAGAADMIGANSSAALVFEDRKAAAETLSALDVDARIVAGAIYAASGDVLATWSRRATFSPAVDPAHALVDRSGLLVVSRPIQLDDERLGTITVVADRRALYAKWTTYALLVGIVLAASVVVAFVLSIVVQQSISRPILRLAHEARRVSGLGDYGIRVQPESNDEIGTLYARFNDMLDQIQSRDEALQQAHDQLEARVEERTEDLRFEIAERQRTEAQLLVAKEAAESASRAKSAFLANMSHELRTPLNAIIGYSEMLQEDAEAEGHDERTADLQKIQRAGRHLLALITDILDLSKIEAGRMTLCLEAFSIDEMVAELVSTAAALAQRNQNVLDTPRAAGLGEMTADITRVRQILLNLLSNAAKFTEQGQIGLRVHRELRKGVEWVAFQVSDTGIGLTEEQRSRLFREFTQADASTTRRYGGTGLGLAISRQLARMMGGDITVESTPGEGSVFTFAMPAAQAHAAPEPAGLGGGAVVTDLAGPIGATVDASGTAVEHAVRRTA
- a CDS encoding DUF4154 domain-containing protein, producing MRRLLLSVGVLVVAAGVLSPVATAQPGKEYSVKAAFVFNFMKFVDWPEQAQAMGGDAFVVGVLSHGLPEEFAAGLRDKEVKGRRIAVQVFQDARQAQGCHVVFITADASSQLPAILRAVSGKPVLTVSEVSNAERADAVINLVAADTRLGFQVNLEAADAGGLTISSRLLSLATAVRGGQQRKTP